From the Papaver somniferum cultivar HN1 chromosome 2, ASM357369v1, whole genome shotgun sequence genome, the window TGTAGAAACAGGAGTACCAGTCAGTACAATAAAATTGAGTAACTGAACACTGCAGTTAGTCTACCCAAGATGGTGAAAACTGTGAAAGGAACCAAAGCTACGAAACTTGTGAGGATGGAAAGCGTCTTTGACATTTCCTTACCATACCACTATTTTACAGGTTGTCAAGTGTTTATATTTTGAAACTTTTTGCCTTTCTGAGCATTCCTACAGCCATGAATGAAGAAATAGTTACCCAGAAAAGCAGAAGACTCGGGATCTAAAAAGAAGAACTCCATCTTTATTACATAGCATTGGATCGGAAGAAGATGCATTCCCCTCAAACTCATGTACTGCAGCATCTAAAGGTTGGTATGCTGCTGTGAAAAGGATGAATTTGTAGTTTGTACTCGCTGAAACAGCTTCAAGAACTCGAAGAAACACTCGGGGGTTCTTCAAAAAACCCATGCTGCATCAACAAAAGGGTAAGATTATTGATCCGCCTACGGGTGAGTTACATAAAACCAATATATTCCAGAAAAAAAATCTCCAACTAATCGATATATTCTATAAAAGGGTATGATGTGAAaaacttcattttcttttttatttgtattGTACATGTGCCATAAACTTTGATTCAAAGGGAAAACTTCCAGAATATTACCAAGTCAGAAAAAATATATGGTACAAATTTGGAGACTTGCCTTCCTATAGAGCTTAACCCGATGAAGATGGGGATATCTGAGGCagaaaattttaagaaattttgCAAAGAAGCGTGAAGAGTACATAATTCGTCTTTTGCTGGTTGATGTCTCGGAGAACCAAAATCTGAAATTCCTCTGCAATCGCTACATGAAAATTGCCAGCTCATTGGAGGAAACCAAAATCCACATACTCGGACAATTTTGGGCCAATAACCTGGGGGTCGCAATCATGCAATGAGAATGGAATTATAGGAATAAAGACCATAAAGTTCGACGACTAAATGTTTGCTATAATTTTGGTGGTTCACATGAAATAAGTTTTTTTGCAGATAATCACAAGCATTTAAAAATACATATTGACTGAAGAATAAGAATTAAGATGGGTAATCAGCATACCTGGGAACTCCACAACTTCCCTGCTGAACCCATACCTGCAAGTTGATAGTAGAGCAGTGTTCAGAGAAGTTAAAGAACTACATTTTTGGCATGAAGGATGAAGCTGAACTGAATCCAGAAATGAAGGTGGGGTCTTACAAAAGCAAGGGAGATTGAGGCCAATTGTGCGACATGGGAAGACCTGTTACTGGATCCTGAATTCAGTACAAATGCTACTTGTAAGTTATATCGGTAGTCTAAAATTTAAGAGATGCAGCACATATGTACCCACATTTAGTTGATCAATGGACTATTTAAGACCAGAGATACCAACCGTGAAAGGGCAATAACTTAGATTCAAATCATTTCTCCACAATCCCCATTCCTCTGTAAAAAGTGGCCACATCCAATGAATCACATCTTTCCAACATACCTATTTTGTGTACTAGGGTGAGAAATGAATTGTATTAGATAAATCTAGAAGCTAGAAAAAAAAGGAGATTTAGTGGTACATAAAAAACGAGTCTAATGGGTAAGAGAAAGAAACACAAGTGCATATGCGTAACCTTTTTATTTCTGCATTACTTGGGCAAAAGACCCTGACGGAATTATAATGTTCCATGACTTCTTATTTAGAAACTTATATTGAATCCAGAACAGTGATGAGGACTCATGAGATGATATGGTAAGCAAGCTATTTTGTTTTATGTTGAGAAAGATGATTTACCATGTGAGGAGGAGCTTCTTGAAGATATATGTATAAGAGTGGGAACTCCTTCTTGAAGTGCCGTTCAAATGATGAAGGTGCACTGAGAAACAAAGTTTGCCACAGTGTTATCAGAAAACATAACAATTTGGTAGCTAATAGCGGCAAAAGAATAAAATGAAACCCCAACAACTAAGCCACTGCCATCCTTAAATTATCAACAAACAAACAGGAGATAGTTGAAGTTTTTCTGCAGTACCTATAGGGAACAACATATGGAGCACCGACAATGCAGCGCACATGAAATAGTTCTGCGAGGTTCCATCCTTCCTGTATTATCATTTCAATACAACAGCAAATCAATGACAATGGTGGGTCATCCACTGTATATTGTTCTGCGAGCATAGCCGTCCACTGTATACTGTATAGTCAagtttagacataaataccaatgcgaagaaatttatcaaaataaaatcaGCAACCAAGTTTGGGCCATCATCAAATATTTTTTCCATTGTACTCAAGCATTGTAGTCTATGCTCTTTTCTAACAAGCTTCTTCTGCAAAGAAAACGAGCTTTGTTCTTTGCACCCTGATATAATCAAAACCCAAAGAATAGGAACATTAGAACTTATGCATCAAACTTCAAACAAATATATCTCATATTTGAAATATCTTGTACTTGTTCGACCCCAGATAAGATTTTTTTACAAGAAACCCTAACAAACATGAAACAATCAAGTTTCTTTTGATACTTCAATAAATTATGCATTTCCAATATGATACGCAACTTTACCtcaaaaaaaaagtataaaaTAAGGAACTTaatcattggaaattcagaatTTAAATCAGACCTGAGGGATTATGATGTTGAAGAATAGAAAGTACAGGTGGTGTTGTAATTGGATAGAAGGAGACATTTTGGTCTTCCAAGTTATCAATTAAATTCTGCAAGATAATCATCAAAGCAAAAACCCTTAGTATAGTAGGGGTTGATTTTATCCTAATTTTTTCTTTCTATTACTTGCAATTTGACAAAACAGAAAAATGGGTACTGGAAAAATCAACCTGGTGAGCTGAATGAGTGATCAAAATCACATGATAATGGGGTTGATCAGAAGCAAAAGCTGCTGCAATGGCCTGTAAGAACAAATTCAATATCAAACGTTCGTTAATGGAAAGAGACACACAGAGAGAAGAGAGGGAGAGAATACAGCGATGGGGTAGACATCGCCTTTGGTTCCAAAAGCCATGAACACTGCTCTAGGTCTCTGGTTACGCTCCATTTCGCTCCTAACAATTAAACTGGGGAAGCCAAAATAGATTTAATAATCCAGCTATTCAGACGAAACCTATATTACTGGGGCAGGAGTGGGGAGAATTTGGGGCTGACAAGTTATGAAGTAGTAACATTCGTAACCCCTTATCCAACAATGTTTTGTAATGGCAAATATATCCTCAATTTACCAAATTTTATTATGACTAGAGACTAAATGAGCTTAATCATTTGatttatatttcgaaaatctaaattcttttattttttttactagttTTTCACGGATATTTTCTTACATAAAAATTGATGTGAACGGTGATTGTACCGAGGACTTTTGAGTTGGTTTCATTGACAATTCAATCCACATAAATTgtctatattgtgtaaaatatcacTCCACAATAACATATCTAGTTGAAAAAATTGGAACATCTTAGAACCGAAACatctacaaaaaagaaaaacaaacatctAAGAAAACTTTAAGTAAACTGCAGTTCCTAATAATCTACCAAAATAATTAATAAACTGTAGTTCCTTAGAAAAAAGGACTTAAGCACCAAATTTGAATCAAATAACCTTAACCTTATGTTCATCATTCTCATGCGTTCGTGTCAATGCTTAGAGAATAATACAGTCTATAAATCTAGGGTTGGCACGAATGTGTTGACGCACAATTGTTTTGGCATATCCATCTAGTCAATCATTCTTTTTTAGCATAGTAATTTTTTATTTGGATGGTCTATTAGTTATGTTTGAAACGTCAAGGTCCATCGGAGATGAGTCCAAGCTTATATCTCAATGGTTTCCTATCAACTCCAATAAGGAGGAAGACAGGGTCATATATCCTCCATCAAGGTTTGTATTAGTATAGTTGCATACTTAGGTTTGGCTGGTTGGGTCTGGCAGAGGGGCCAGTTCGACTGGCTGGGTTTGGTAGGGGCCTGGGTCAGGCTTTCACGTGTAAAAAAAAGAagtttatatgattttaattctTATCGAAAGTTGGGGGTGAGCAATGGGTAGTTGGGTGCTAATTTGGTACCACCCGTGTCCAATCCGTTAAAGTGACGGCTATTAGAAATGCACTCACCTTCTGTCCATTAACCAACAGGTGAACGGATGAACTGGATGGATGGTAGATTGGCGGGTTTCAAAACATTATTATAAAAGACTAATATTAATATGTGTACAATAAACACCGATAAAAAAGATTCGTGATCATGCATACTGAGTCCATAGTATCCTCAATCTTGTCCCTATGATCCTGATTATTTCTTTAGCCTCTAGATGTAAATACCTTGCTCATGCTCTAACTTATCCTTCATATTTTTGTATAACTCCAAAACTTTCCTCAGCTAAATTGGGTGTCCAACGGATGAGTGATATAGCACCCACGTCCAACCATAAAAATAACTGGTTTCAGTAATTCAACCGCACCCAATCCATGGAGAAACGGATTGGGTATCCTCCAGCTAAAATGCGGATTGATTTGGATAAAATCCATGAATGTGGGTGTTTTTGCTCACCCCTATCGAAAGCTCTCGATCTCAAGTAGAATATggcattatataagccgaacacCGGTCCACCGTCCATGTGCAACGCAAAGCCAATTTTAACCGAATATTGACATCTAGTAAGTGGTATTGTATATATCCCTTAATTTCATCACATGTCGCTCTATTACTACTTCCTCTCGGACTGCATTTCTAGTCAGTACTTTTGCAACAATTTGTTCTAGTAGGTGCTTTATCATTAACCTTATGGGAAGCAAACTCAAGAGAATAATAGCAAGTCCAACTTTCGGTTTTAGTTCATGATGCGATATCTACGTAATTTCAATCTTATTTAGAAATTCTCCAGGATATAATTACACTGCTTTAGTGTAATTTTCAGTACCAAAAAATATATAATCTCTACTTAGATTCACGTTCTTCTTCTGGAAACAGGGATACCATGCACTTATTTATTTCATTAACTTTGTCATCTCGAAGGGCTATAATAGCCATATGAGCGACGTACTGCTTTCTGAACTTATTTCTTACGAAATCTTCGTATGATATTGTGATTACTGCATTGAAAAAATCATTTTCTGTAGACAGAAATAAACAGTTTTTTGTCCGAGTAGATTAACTCACACATAGTCCACGACAAATACATTTTCAAtaagtaaaagaataaaatagCTTAAGCCATACATGTAATCATGTGGCATGCCAAAAAAATAAACTACATTTAATTCAACAATTTACACAAACCAAACCTGTACTTAAATTTATTTTGCAGCTCTTCTCCACTATTTCATTTTTACGCCTTTGGCGGATTATCCTAGCTTGCTCTGGCTCCAGAGTTGGGCGTGCTGGTACTGTTTTCGGCTGTAAACTTCCTATAGGTACCAAAAATcaatccaaataaaaataaaataaaataacgaaGAAGGGATGGGATGTTATCGAATTTTGATATGCATATACATGCACCTGCATTTGAACTCAGGAGGACTTTACATCTTCTCTTGTTTCTTCTCTCTAGTATCTCGCCCTTACGCTTGCTTGGATATATtcacaaacaaaaaataaaaaccattCCCATAAACGCGAAAGTTCTAAAGCATGCATGACGTTAGACTAAGCACATACAAACACGAAAATACCACACCCAAAAAAATGAGCAACTCCGAATATTGTGAAATCACTAGAGGCAATAAAACCTGAATATTGTGAAATCGCCGGAGGTAATAAAACCTATATATGCTATCATTCACTTAGTCCTTAGATTCTTTCCGGGTCATATGGATTTGCGGATTGAATTCTCATCTGGTTTGATCGGGATTTCCATTTCCAATTAATATATATTTTGCATATATAAAATATTATCTGTCATCTATGGCCTTTAACaggtttttcttctaaataaataAAGTTTCTCAACCATGCTCTCTAATTACCATTCCCACTGTACCGAATCAAAATGATACTCACGgggttaatttattttattcagaATTCAATATCGTATGATATATGCATGATCCTTTGCTATTCATTTTAAAATATCTCGAAAAACAGTCTGGTATCGCAATACATATGTATGATTCATGGCTCCACGGGATTACAATTTTGTCACCGTGAAAAGAATGTTTGTGAGAGATCACGATGCAAAAAATCAACCTGTTTGTGGTCttcattttgtttctttttaaatACCTGCCATATATCCCTTACTCATTTGAGAATGTCTTATGTtttagagcgactgcaatggtacgactaaactcaaagatcaaagaccaaaaaaaaagactaaatatgagtttaatctgtattgtgacgttatggggagaagaccaaatttggtcgcgcgtaaaacaattttacgcatgaagacgggcggaagtattagttacgtttcatttctgcgcggaattataaattacgtttcaaacgggcgtaaatatgAATCACGTCTGTTATcgagcgtaaatataaattacgtttcgtatggggcggaatcttaaattccgcccgatgatcagacggattccaaatgaccgctcgaagaaacgtaaaaataaattccgcccgagttaaacacggtcacacagcacgtgtgagatcagacgggcgaacatctggtgtccgcgtgatgaattgtaCGGACGGACATCTGCTGTCCACGTGATGAATTTATCAGGCGTAAAATATTTttacgcctgagacgggcgtaTCCAAAATTTCCGCCCATACGAACAAGTTTGGTAAAATCACTCTAAGGCAAAGATTTCTGTTTTGGAAAGAGTATGAGAAACTCATCAAATAGGATTAGACCTcctctctctatctctcttggGAAAACTCTCCTTTTCCATCAGTGACGTTGCTATTGATGTTGCTGTTTGAAAAAAGTAATGGTGAATTGAGTGGACAATAAATATTCAGATGACGGTTTGTTTTGAGTAAAgagaatatatatatagagagaataGTAGGTTTCCAGTTTTTATGTTGATGGCGTTTTTTCTCTACTTCCAGCGCCACTAGTGGAGTTGGTAGTTTTGTTGTTCTCAGTTTTTACTTTACGTTCACGTTTTTGTAAGTAAGAATACTTGGACATCATACCAAATCGTGGTTGTTTTCATCGTCTGTGAAACCGTGTTTTCATCAATTTCAGGGTCATATAGAAGTTGAGTAATTCAACCTGTTACCTTGGTTTCAGATTGTGATCATCGGCCTAGAATAGAATTGCATTTCAATCACACGAACAGGAAAAGAAAAAACTTGTTCATTAGACGGCTCAGGGAAAACATTTCATGTTTCATAACATTTTCTGATAAGGCGTAAAAAAAAAGTCCGTTtgagaggggcggaattttggtgtccgccccagagaggcggaattttggtgtccgcctggcaacgcgcggaattcttctgtccgtctcatcaggcgtaaatttatgttacgcccgcaacaaacgtaaatttaaattccgccccaccaacatacgtaaatttggtttacgcccgttaacaagcgtactttaaatttacgcccagcaacaagcgtactttaaatttacgcccgactatattagaatttgggatttggtcgcgaccatatttggtctggaatttgatctttggttgggatttgatctttactccgtcccactgtgttacgatctcatcccaaatttttggttatactcgcccactgtggatgctcttagaacCACGTTTTAAACTATTCTTTTTTCTTATTTCGTGTTGCATCCAGATTAAAAATCCGATCTTCCTAGGCGCGGACTTTTAGAGGTAGACCAATTTGTTTACCTCTCCTCCACCACAGGATCTGATAGGGGTGGGGTTTTAAGGTGTTAGTGGGGCCTGCACAATTTTATTGGATGGTTGGATTTTATTGGTCTATAATTGGACTATGAAATTTGTGTTGACTGGATCTGGTTTAACAACTTACACACATTGTCTCACTGTTCACATGTACACAATGTATTGATTGATTTAGGCATTTATAGATGGCTTTCTTTACAGATGGCGTTTTCTGTAAACTTAACTCGAACTTGTTAGCTAGTGTTTATTATTTTCTGCAGATGTTTTCTTATCGCAAGAAACTtcactcttgtttttctttcgagcAAGCTGTGTTCATTATTCTTCAGTAACTTAGTGCATGCTCTTAACCCGTTCACACTATCTCTTACTATTCTTTTCCATCACAAGAGCCTTCACTCAGTGCATGCTTCGCTGAAACTCCACAAAGAGGAGCTTTATGCTCCTCTACAGCCCACATCTTCCACCTGCATACACCCACCATTGACGACCACCACTTCATTCACCTGTATTTCATTTTCCATCCACCACCAGTCAGTCCACAACATCAGCTCCTCTCGCTAAGTTGCATCACCAACAGTTCAACTCCACCAGCTCGAGTTCTATCACCATCAGCATTTCATTACCACCAGTCCATAGACCAGCAACTTGAGGAGTCTCTTGCATCACTCCACTACTACCAAGCCATCCACTAACAGCGAGATAAAAGCAAATTCGATGCTGTCACCAGGCAATCATACGAACGAACAAATATGTACATCCCCAAAAATATATAACAGATGAAAATATTATAACGTATCTTTTCGTAAGCATAAGACAAAAATTTTAAAATTCAATCTCCAAAATCATAACATGGCATCCAATATTTACCAATACACAATAGCTTTAAGTCGATAAACCATCTACAATCCGTCTTGAAGTATCGAAACTTTAAGTACTGTGAAATAAGAAGTGGGTGCCtgcaattttatcaaaaaaataaataaaatgtggGCGCCTGCAAAACATATACAACAAAGACACATAAAAATTCTGAAAATCCACATTCCAGGACTCCACCGTAAAGACGCGTGAGAAATAATTTGCTTTCTCCATATATCAAATACCTGTAGATATGTCCATGACATGCCTGCAACATACTAAGGATTTTTAACTGGTTTTAGAGAGGGGGATTGGAGATTATAAAGCAAATTTGATGCAGTCACCAGGCTCTGTGGTATATATCTACTACAGACATGCCAAACAATTTCCAACTCATCAACGATCTGGGACAGTTAACCGGAACGTAGGAAATATATACTCACTAAGAACATTAGAAATAAA encodes:
- the LOC113347428 gene encoding sterol 3-beta-glucosyltransferase UGT80B1 isoform X1: MERNQRPRAVFMAFGTKGDVYPIAAIAAAFASDQPHYHVILITHSAHQNLIDNLEDQNVSFYPITTPPVLSILQHHNPSGCKEQSSFSLQKKLVRKEHRLQCLSTMEKIFDDGPNLVADFILINFFALEGWNLAELFHVRCIVGAPYVVPYSAPSSFERHFKKEFPLLYIYLQEAPPHMVCWKDVIHWMWPLFTEEWGLWRNDLNLSYCPFTDPVTGLPMSHNWPQSPLLLYGFSREVVEFPGYWPKIVRVCGFWFPPMSWQFSCSDCRGISDFGSPRHQPAKDELCTLHASLQNFLKFSASDIPIFIGLSSIGSMGFLKNPRVFLRVLEAVSASTNYKFILFTAAYQPLDAAVHEFEGNASSSDPMLCNKDGVLLFRSRVFCFSGSIPYSWVFQRCAVAIHHGGSGSTAAALSAGIPQVVCPFILDQFYWAERMFWLGVAPPPLQANHLLQDNDDDASILKVVISLSNAIKSALSPEVKVRASQIADKINLEDGIQESLKVLKEEIVRPSSNNQLSR
- the LOC113347428 gene encoding sterol 3-beta-glucosyltransferase UGT80B1 isoform X2, producing the protein MERNQRPRAVFMAFGTKGDVYPIAAIAAAFASDQPHYHVILITHSAHQNLIDNLEDQNVSFYPITTPPVLSILQHHNPSGCKEQSSFSLQKKLVRKEHRLQCLSTMEKIFDDGPNLVADFILINFFALEGWNLAELFHVRCIVGAPYVVPYSAPSSFERHFKKEFPLLYIYLQEAPPHMDPVTGLPMSHNWPQSPLLLYGFSREVVEFPGYWPKIVRVCGFWFPPMSWQFSCSDCRGISDFGSPRHQPAKDELCTLHASLQNFLKFSASDIPIFIGLSSIGSMGFLKNPRVFLRVLEAVSASTNYKFILFTAAYQPLDAAVHEFEGNASSSDPMLCNKDGVLLFRSRVFCFSGSIPYSWVFQRCAVAIHHGGSGSTAAALSAGIPQVVCPFILDQFYWAERMFWLGVAPPPLQANHLLQDNDDDASILKVVISLSNAIKSALSPEVKVRASQIADKINLEDGIQESLKVLKEEIVRPSSNNQLSR